DNA sequence from the Salvia splendens isolate huo1 chromosome 19, SspV2, whole genome shotgun sequence genome:
ctgCCAATTTATGAAGCTAGTTTCTAAtgttatcgccacccattatgtgggaacaataatcctacgaaacaACGAGTTCATAAGGACAGACTTCTCTAAtgtaaatagtatgaactagaaaatggtttctaatattatcgccacccattatgtggggacaatattCCTAAGACACTGCAAGATTTAGATGTTCAAACAATATTTATTAGATAGCTTGATTTTGTTATCAATatatgagcattgttatgggagtgtgttgtacaAATGaaactctgtaatgctaaatctggtGGTCTTGCTTTGACagcattaggcggccatgccattatgtggtctctggactattcgtcggtgttgttaccagtaaaaatgttaaaattctaatgcgtattgacctcttatggagggtacaaaCTGTGatatttgaaaagttttatggtcaATCTAATCAATtatcttacataagtttattaCAAATTGTTAAAtcttctgttttgcagtgcaaattaATTCGTTAGAATGTCACTTAATCCTCTATCTGCAATTTTCAAAGataacaaactcgagggccaaaattacatagaatggaaacaaaatttggacttcgttctcacagcagaagAGTACAAGTTTGTGCTCACTACTCCACAGCCTGCCATGCCAGCGGCTAACGCTTCACTGGAACTACGAGATGCACATAggcggtggcataaggcgaacgAGATGGATAAGTGTTATATGTTGGCCTCCATGTCAACAATGCTTAGACATCGGCATGCTGCCATGGCGACTGCCACCGctattatgcagaatctcaccaatctttttggtactcggaATCGAGcgactaagtctcaagcctttcggagtatcatggcAAAGATAATGAAGGAAGCCACATCTGTGCGGGACCATGTCCTTGAGATGATAagccacctcaatcaaattgaggttttgggagggacaATTGATCCCAAGTCCCAAgtaactatcatccttcaaagtctacCCCCTAGCTTTCAACAGTTCAaactcaactttgagatgaacaaaaggaactactcATTGGTTGAATTGTTGAcagaacttcagtcggcagaggatcTTATGATCCAAGCTAAGGCAACGATGGTTAGTTTGACATATCATTCCTCTGGCCCTAGGTCTGGTGCAGGAAAGAAGAAAGTGACGAACGAGGTTATTGCTAAGGCTGCTAAGGGAAAGGAGAGGAAGGGAAACAAGAAGAAAATATGAAAGGTGTGGACAAAAGGGGTATCGGAAGCCAGACTATCCTAAAAGGgaaaggctacaggtatgcaccaaccTCTAGTGgttgagtcatgtttggcttcaaCGTCTACTCATACATGGGTTATTAACACatgagctactgatcatatttgttttgatcttgacttaatgcaggtgataAGGCGACTATATGATGGCGAGATCGAAGTCTAGCTAGGCCAAGCTACTGAAGTGGCAGCCGTTtaagtgggagacatttatttatattttagtagtaatagatttttaattttgaagaatgttttgttgataccttcgtttagaagaaatttaatttcagtttctaaattagttttttatggatatttgatttcttttaatgccaattgtgttattaagaaagTGGGTTCTTATAtttgtcgtggtatcatggaaaacaatttgtagacaatcacttctacacaatttaatggACGTAAATctgaactcaatacaacatcgaaaatttcaaggaaaatgaaagaaccttcaagttcaatgaacgaaatgTACTTATGgtaccttagacttggtcatgccaaccAAAGAAAGGTTCAAACTCTCGTGGACCAAGACCTTCTTAAAGGTCTAGATACAGAGTCATTCTCCACGTGTGAATCCTggttagaaggcaagatgactaaAAGACCTTTTAGGGGAAAAGGTAATAGGGCCAAAagagtacttgagctcgttcatactGATGTGTGTGGACCGATGTCAACTGAGGTAAAAGGTtattttcgatacttcatcaccttTATTGATAATTTCTCGAAAGTTGGATAATTCTATTTGATGCGCTACAAGTCTGAATCTATTGACAAGTTCAAGGAATTTAAGGCATATGTAGAAACGTATCATGGTAAGAGCGTCAAGAACCTGCGATCTGATTGCGGAGGCGAATacctaagggcatccacaatgtgGCGGACAATAGGcagcccgatgcctcgggcggcctatcgtctgCCACTGTGGGTATATGGAcaatgcccgatgcatcgtctgTGCCCTATAGATTGTCCGCGGACAATACgtggacgatagggcatcgtccgtgTCATCGTCCGCCCTAGTGTGGGCGAGGCGGACGATGcaacacattttcattttttttttcgaatttttacCTATTTAATCCACATTTTTCATTCTATTTTCATAACAAATTTTACCTCTCATCCATCACTTTCACTCCCAATCTTTCTCACTAAAAAAAATGAACCCCGGTGATGACTGGAGTACCTCGGATGACGTTAGTCGGACCTTGACTCGAGCCTTATTTGATGTCGTTAAtgacgcaatggcggaatgcttagcctcaatgcgcaaccaacaagaccatgcccCTCGAGCCTTATTTGATGTCGTTAATGAAgcaatggcggaatgcttagcctcaatgcgcaaccaacaagaccatgcccaactcatgaacgacatgattgaagaagtttgggcccgtaaccgccgtcgttgagaattcatagttttttttattttgtattgtaatgtatgaattttaaatgaaatgaaggtttttttccaatttttgtagttatttaaatattcaaataaagaaaatgcttaatgcggcttatagggcgccccactgcaggtggaagggtaggaggataaaatgatgtgtcggtgcatagggcgccccactgcaggtggaagggtaggaggataaaatgatgtgtCGGTGCATAGGGCGCCTTATAGGGCGttctatagggcgccccattgtggatacCCTAAGTactgagtttttggactacttatcagtagcgggaattgaatcccaattgactgcgccgggcacgcctcAGGAGAATGGCGtagctgaaagaaggaatagcaccttgttaaacatggtccgatcgatgtgaGTTATGCACGGTTAGCAATTTCATTTTAGGGGTATTCCTTGATTTCTGCGAGTCATatattagacaatttaccatcaaaatctgTACCTACTACTCCCTATGAGTTgcggactgggcgcaagcctaATCTAGAACATCTCAAGGTATGGGGGTGTCctgctcatgtattggaaaagtaTCCAACTAAGCTGGAATCTAGGatggaggtatgtttgtttatacgTTACCCTAGAGGATCGAAAGCTTATCTATAATCggcgagataagaaagtcattgtgagtactcacgcaacattcttagaggaagaatTTGTAATGCATCAAAAATCCAatagtgaagtggctcttgaagaGCTGACTTCTGTCACAAATTCCATTAGCCAAGAGCAAGTACCTATTGTACAAACAATTCTCGTTACTTCAACTTCTACTATAAATGTTGTAGTGCCGcgtcgcagtgggagggtctctcatgatcccgatagatacattggtttgggagaatctatggatcactcttcagacaacaatgtattagatctcTGGAATTTTGCAAAGGCGCAGGCGGATGTCGATCATtacgaatgggtgaaagcaatggagtCGGAACTACAATCAATGATAGACAACGACGTCTACGATTTTTCCGTCCTACCCAAAGGTTGTACTGTCATTGGGGGCAGGTTGATAtacaaacgtaaacgtggacccgatggacgagttaaagtctttaaatcaagactagtggctaagtgTTAAAGTCTTTAAAGCAAGATGAGTTAAAGTCATTAAAGGAAGATGTCAattatgacgagaccttctcctcagtggccatgctcaaatcgatctggatacttttgtctatagcagcttacattgattgggatgtatggcagatggacgttaagactgcgttcttgAACGGTAGttttgaggagaccatctacatggaaaaATACGAAGGATACGCCGTGAAGGGCatggaacacatggtttggaagtttaagaaggccatttatggcctcaagcaagcatctagatcatggaaccagtgttttgATCAAACTGTTCTTAaatttggattcgaaaagtgcccaaatgaaaaCTGCGTGTAAAAGAAAGTTGAAAAGGGAACtgttgtgttcttagttttatatgtagattacattcttctaattggaaacaataaaaatatgttgtcaccagtacgaacttggttgtcaaacctgttctagtttacaatgcaacTGAGCtatgtcctttgggatatactgattCAAATTTTTAAGCTGAttaggactcgagaaaatctacttctagatatgtgtttaccttaggaggtggtgccgtaatttggaagagtgtaaagcagaaatgcattgcagactctaccatggaatccgaatatgtggccgcttcggaggctgcgaAGGAGGTTGtatggcttaaaaacttccttttgcacttaggtgtggttacgaatctgcccaaaGCATCACCATTTATCGTGACAATTCTGGGGTTGTgacaaactcgaaagaaccaagggctcacaaagcgagaaaacacatagagaggaagtgTCATATCATTCGAGATATAGTgtagagaggagacatacaagtggtcaagattgcgtcagagaacaacttggcagatccttttaaaagggattggcggtgaaaccgttcgagagtcatgttgaagggatgggagttcgactcactCAAGAcatcaactcgctttcagtataagtggagAAATTAGACATGCTGCAcattattttgtatactcgaaagctgtttgagtataagtgggagattattagagtttgtatactagaaatcacctttcgagtgattaaatactgtaaaaactcttattttattttccaaggaataaaatagattatttttgtcgtaatgttgttatgttttacatttagtGGATActtattgcatgtttaaatgtattagtaacttaacaaagtctatgtctttgttttagtagatcgGTTGTAGgcgacgtccactttaaggtaacacgctcagttctaaacaaagaaaaataagaatttcacaacctagataggcctaggctacctatcgtgaaaatttgcaatgtcagtccgcatatttctaagccttactgaaataagatgacattagtGTGGTAcagcactgaacggatctaacacagagacaagtctttatgctatctactgaaaaacgaggtcttgataaatgtttACTTATTAATCAATCTACGTTagtattgagcatacgatattgattatgcactgctttgacttatcaaatggtgcgggtttttagCAAcacaataatcctgatatattgggtagtggtgattaatatctagcggtgctaggattgctattatgttgaatcgtgcgcaacgtgagtctcgtttgataaagTCCTTAAGAGGAGCATGaaataaggttttattattcggaacctagctagttagagtttgattactctatgaataataaataagtgtttcatgctaagtccactcttggaattaataagatgttaattagtTTAGAGTATAGCATACAATGATTAATTAaaggacatttatatcttaagtgcgggatttgaacaacaacgaagaaacCCATATTacgtataattttttatttagattggcagtgcaatattacttttgtagtggttgctcgtaatattctaatataagcttattGTAAAttggggttcaatttaattagtaaaaagctaattgggggaggccataacCAAAACCTTCCATACACCCTTGTCTCGGCCCAaaggaacttaatataaataggagattaaatgagacagaaaatacactttatttttcccaaaaaaaaaattcgtcccCCTCTTCTACTTAGAAGAGGATGATCTTTCTCCTTCAGCTCTCTTCCATGAGATTGATTTTTCTATCCtatttattcaagtcctagtatctcggtgagatcagcccacactgatatcggaatacagttcAGGAACC
Encoded proteins:
- the LOC121779016 gene encoding uncharacterized protein LOC121779016 is translated as MPAANASLELRDAHRRWHKANEMDKCYMLASMSTMLRHRHAAMATATAIMQNLTNLFGTRNRATKSQAFRSIMAKIMKEATSVRDHVLEMISHLNQIEVLGGTIDPKSQVTIILQSLPPSFQQFKLNFEMNKRNYSLVELLTELQSAEDLMIQAKATMVSLTYHSSGPRSGAGKKKVTNEVIAKAAKGKERKGNKKKI